A genomic stretch from Ureibacillus composti includes:
- a CDS encoding nucleotidyltransferase, with protein sequence MKAVGVVVEYNPFHNGHYHHIEQAKKVTNADVVIAVMSGHFLQRGEPALIDKWHRAKMALQNGVDLVIELPYIFSTGQATHFAKGAIELLAAVHCESFAFGSEQGSIEPFLNTQALLNDYRDEYNNLIKYFVSTGISYPQALHAAYEQLKLKRPQNYIDLGMPNNILGFHYIEAAYRLKHKITPVTIKRIQAGFHDDINSQLTIASATGIRKELFDRESLHHISQYVPASSYTQLEAWILNYQCFIQWETFWPLLQFSIIRNTPEELTRFADVSEGIEFALVKHAKNSDSFAQFMSLIKSKRYTWTRLQRMLTHIYTGITKEQLHSFTSPTYIRLLGMTSNGQAYLSANKKNFELPLISRVASTKDPMLALDIHASDMYSLGVQLASNKKIEGDFNTPPIRI encoded by the coding sequence ATGAAAGCTGTTGGGGTTGTCGTTGAATATAATCCATTTCACAATGGTCATTACCATCATATAGAACAAGCCAAAAAAGTCACAAATGCAGACGTTGTCATTGCTGTTATGAGTGGACATTTTTTACAAAGAGGTGAACCTGCTTTAATTGATAAATGGCATCGAGCAAAAATGGCACTTCAAAATGGGGTCGATCTTGTTATTGAACTACCATATATTTTTAGTACAGGTCAAGCAACCCACTTTGCAAAAGGAGCAATTGAGCTTCTTGCAGCTGTTCATTGTGAAAGTTTCGCTTTTGGTAGTGAGCAAGGAAGCATTGAGCCATTTTTAAATACTCAAGCTTTACTCAATGATTATCGTGATGAATATAACAACCTTATCAAGTATTTTGTGTCAACTGGCATAAGTTATCCTCAAGCGCTTCATGCAGCATATGAACAACTTAAACTAAAAAGACCGCAAAATTACATAGACCTTGGAATGCCAAACAATATTTTAGGGTTTCACTATATTGAAGCGGCTTATCGATTAAAACATAAAATAACGCCTGTAACGATTAAACGGATTCAAGCCGGGTTCCACGATGACATTAATTCACAGCTCACCATTGCAAGTGCCACTGGCATTCGAAAAGAATTATTTGACCGTGAATCGTTACATCATATTTCACAATATGTGCCCGCTTCTTCATACACACAATTAGAGGCATGGATCCTAAATTATCAATGCTTTATCCAATGGGAGACATTTTGGCCATTATTACAATTTTCTATTATTCGAAATACTCCTGAAGAATTGACGCGATTTGCAGATGTTTCAGAAGGAATTGAATTTGCATTGGTGAAACATGCTAAAAATAGTGACTCATTCGCACAATTTATGTCTCTAATTAAATCAAAGCGCTATACATGGACTAGGTTACAACGTATGCTCACACATATTTATACGGGCATTACAAAAGAACAATTACATTCATTTACGTCTCCCACTTATATTCGTTTACTAGGGATGACGTCAAACGGACAAGCTTATTTATCTGCAAATAAGAAGAATTTTGAGTTACCATTAATCAGTCGTGTCGCCTCAACAAAAGACCCTATGTTAGCATTAGACATACATGCATCAGATATGTATAGTTTAGGTGTACAACTTGCATCAAATAAAAAAATAGAGGGAGATTTTAATACTCCGCCTATTCGTATTTAA
- a CDS encoding YceD family protein, protein MKWSIHQLSKYRQNGMPIDAEVQLDEVKERNQDIRHISPVHVKGLCTFGASQMTCQFTMTATLTLPCARTWEDVEYPIEVNAVELFSWIDPELRGDDDEDIHYIDGDVIDLKPVLEELVLLEVPMQVFKEDSEGQVNGGKNWSYSTDEDEARQQQTDEPKVDPRLADLAKFFDQTDE, encoded by the coding sequence ATGAAATGGTCAATTCATCAATTATCGAAGTATCGCCAAAATGGGATGCCGATAGATGCAGAAGTACAATTGGATGAAGTGAAGGAACGAAATCAAGATATCCGTCATATTTCACCTGTTCATGTTAAAGGACTATGTACATTCGGTGCATCACAAATGACTTGTCAATTTACGATGACCGCAACATTAACGCTTCCTTGTGCCCGCACATGGGAAGATGTTGAATACCCTATTGAAGTGAATGCAGTTGAATTATTCAGCTGGATTGATCCAGAACTTCGTGGGGATGACGATGAGGATATCCACTATATTGATGGAGATGTCATCGACTTAAAACCAGTTTTAGAGGAGCTAGTACTCCTTGAAGTACCAATGCAAGTCTTCAAAGAAGATTCTGAGGGACAAGTAAATGGTGGTAAAAACTGGAGTTATTCAACTGATGAAGATGAAGCGCGTCAACAGCAAACTGACGAACCAAAAGTAGATCCAAGACTGGCTGATTTAGCTAAGTTTTTTGATCAAACAGATGAATAG
- the rpmF gene encoding 50S ribosomal protein L32, with the protein MAVPFRRTSKTAKRKRRTHFKLSVPGMVACPNCGEATLSHHVCKACGHYKGKEVVGK; encoded by the coding sequence ATGGCTGTACCATTTAGAAGAACTTCTAAAACTGCAAAAAGAAAGCGTCGTACGCATTTCAAATTATCTGTACCTGGTATGGTAGCTTGCCCGAACTGTGGTGAAGCAACTTTATCTCACCACGTGTGCAAAGCTTGCGGACACTACAAAGGTAAAGAAGTAGTAGGTAAATAA
- a CDS encoding enoyl-CoA hydratase/isomerase family protein, which translates to MAYKIENIDGVVIFTIERLEKRNAINFEVIDGFNEVVAYVKEQPEVRFLVITGAGDKAFCSGGDLSEFHNLKTEQEAFGMLSKMGKALYELATLKVPTIALINGAAVGGGCEIATACDFRLVASHAKCGFIQGTLSITTGWGGGTYLFERGIRHDHALKMLVDARTYDAQLLYDIGWATRVFEGSKEQALEEFIESMRKIHPSVHHAYKEIELRKWNESNVYQRVMDEIHECAKLWESDAHNEAVNSFLTK; encoded by the coding sequence ATGGCATATAAAATCGAAAATATTGATGGAGTTGTAATCTTTACAATTGAACGTTTAGAAAAGAGAAATGCAATCAATTTTGAAGTAATAGATGGATTCAATGAAGTAGTCGCATATGTGAAAGAACAACCGGAAGTCCGTTTTTTAGTGATTACAGGTGCAGGGGACAAAGCATTCTGTTCAGGTGGGGATCTGTCAGAATTCCATAACTTAAAAACAGAGCAAGAAGCGTTCGGTATGCTAAGTAAAATGGGCAAGGCTCTTTATGAATTAGCGACATTAAAAGTCCCAACTATTGCTCTAATCAATGGTGCAGCGGTGGGAGGTGGCTGTGAAATTGCGACGGCTTGTGATTTCCGCTTAGTTGCAAGTCATGCAAAATGCGGCTTCATCCAAGGTACACTCTCTATAACAACAGGTTGGGGAGGCGGTACTTATTTATTTGAACGTGGTATTCGTCATGACCACGCACTTAAAATGCTAGTGGACGCACGTACTTATGATGCACAGCTACTCTATGACATTGGTTGGGCAACGAGAGTATTTGAGGGGTCAAAGGAGCAAGCATTAGAAGAGTTTATTGAAAGTATGCGTAAAATCCATCCTTCAGTACATCATGCTTACAAAGAAATTGAGTTAAGAAAATGGAATGAGAGCAATGTATATCAACGTGTAATGGATGAAATACATGAATGTGCAAAACTGTGGGAAAGTGATGCGCATAATGAAGCGGTAAACAGTTTCTTAACAAAATAA
- a CDS encoding transcriptional regulator, whose product MEGKRRKDQWTADDDDKLAEIVIQAVQNGKTQLEAFAEAAQILNRTKQACGFRWNKTLRQQYGQMLNSVRKRPKQLMRSHLKLALNSFDELTEAYNDLEVRYRELQTEHDKIVKWLQQGANFIEHQK is encoded by the coding sequence ATGGAAGGGAAACGACGTAAAGACCAATGGACGGCTGATGATGACGATAAATTAGCTGAAATCGTCATTCAAGCAGTTCAAAATGGGAAAACACAACTAGAAGCATTTGCAGAAGCTGCACAAATTCTAAATCGAACAAAACAAGCTTGTGGTTTTCGTTGGAACAAGACGTTGAGACAACAATATGGCCAAATGTTAAACAGCGTTAGAAAACGACCGAAACAATTAATGCGTAGTCATTTAAAATTAGCACTTAATAGTTTTGATGAATTAACTGAAGCTTATAATGATCTGGAAGTGAGATATAGAGAATTACAAACAGAGCATGACAAAATCGTGAAATGGCTACAGCAAGGTGCAAATTTTATTGAGCATCAAAAATAA
- a CDS encoding acetyl-CoA carboxylase biotin carboxyl carrier protein subunit translates to MFEIKAQMAGTIFEVCVKEGDTVSSGQTVLILESMKMEIPIEAEADGTVAKINVAEGDFVDEEDVLVVLA, encoded by the coding sequence ATGTTTGAAATAAAAGCACAAATGGCGGGTACAATTTTTGAGGTGTGTGTTAAAGAAGGAGATACAGTGTCAAGTGGTCAAACAGTCCTTATTTTAGAGTCGATGAAGATGGAAATTCCAATTGAGGCAGAAGCAGATGGTACAGTTGCAAAAATTAATGTTGCAGAAGGTGATTTTGTAGACGAAGAAGATGTACTAGTTGTTCTTGCATAA
- a CDS encoding acyl-CoA carboxylase subunit beta, giving the protein MCLATKSYNDELNNRVDKILSGGHQKYHDKLIQSNKLFVRDRLSLLFDDGAYEEDGKFANCEAEDLPADGVVTAIGKIGGQNVCVMANDSTVKAGSWGYRTVEKIIRIQETAQKLQVPLLYLVDSAGARITDQLEMFPGRRGAGRIFHNQVNLSGSVPQICILFGPSAAGGAYIPAFCDVVIMVEGNASMYLGSPRMAEKVIGEKVSLEEMGGAKMHCTISGCGDILATSEQQAIEYAKTYLSYFGANYKEKPKFLERKPPIQGRSIVEIIPESQNTPFDMYELIDQLIDENSFFEIKKLFAPELITGLARIDGQVIGIIANQPKVKGGVLFVDSADKAAKFIQLCDAYSIPLLFLADVPGFMIGTKVERAGIIRHGAKFISAMSSATVPKISVIVRKAYGAGLYAMCGPAFEPDVCIALPTAQIAVMGPEAAVNAVYSNKIEQIENPKERIKFVKEKIEEYKKEIDLYKLASEQVIDEIVAPTNLRDTLSKRFCYYASKEISLPSRKHPVFPV; this is encoded by the coding sequence ATGTGTTTGGCAACGAAATCCTATAATGATGAATTAAACAATCGAGTAGATAAAATTCTCTCGGGTGGTCATCAAAAGTACCACGATAAATTAATACAATCCAACAAATTATTTGTTCGTGACCGCCTTTCTTTACTATTCGATGATGGCGCTTATGAAGAAGACGGAAAGTTTGCCAATTGTGAAGCTGAAGACTTACCAGCAGATGGTGTTGTTACAGCCATAGGGAAAATTGGTGGACAGAACGTTTGTGTCATGGCAAATGATTCAACTGTTAAGGCTGGATCATGGGGATATCGAACAGTAGAAAAAATTATTCGTATTCAAGAGACAGCACAAAAGTTGCAAGTTCCTTTATTGTACTTAGTCGATTCAGCAGGTGCACGCATTACAGATCAGCTAGAAATGTTTCCGGGGAGACGTGGTGCAGGGCGAATATTCCATAATCAAGTTAACCTAAGCGGTAGTGTTCCACAAATATGTATTTTATTTGGACCTTCTGCTGCAGGTGGGGCCTATATTCCGGCCTTTTGTGACGTAGTGATTATGGTTGAAGGGAATGCATCGATGTATTTAGGGTCGCCGAGAATGGCTGAGAAAGTAATTGGCGAGAAAGTGTCCTTAGAAGAAATGGGCGGCGCAAAAATGCACTGTACAATAAGTGGATGTGGAGACATATTAGCCACATCTGAACAACAAGCAATTGAATATGCAAAAACGTATTTAAGTTATTTTGGTGCTAATTATAAAGAGAAACCAAAATTTTTAGAAAGAAAACCGCCAATCCAAGGGCGTTCAATAGTGGAAATTATCCCCGAAAGCCAAAATACACCATTCGATATGTACGAACTCATTGACCAACTTATTGATGAAAATAGCTTTTTTGAAATAAAAAAATTATTCGCTCCAGAACTAATTACAGGTCTTGCGCGGATTGATGGTCAGGTTATAGGAATCATTGCAAATCAGCCGAAAGTTAAAGGCGGTGTATTATTTGTAGATTCTGCAGATAAGGCCGCGAAATTTATCCAATTATGTGATGCCTATTCGATTCCACTTTTATTCCTTGCAGACGTTCCAGGATTTATGATTGGTACAAAGGTGGAAAGAGCAGGAATTATTCGACATGGTGCCAAATTTATTTCTGCAATGAGTAGTGCCACTGTACCTAAAATATCAGTAATAGTACGGAAAGCTTATGGTGCAGGCCTTTATGCGATGTGTGGACCTGCATTTGAGCCGGATGTTTGTATTGCCCTACCAACTGCTCAAATCGCGGTAATGGGGCCAGAAGCGGCTGTAAATGCCGTTTATTCAAATAAGATTGAACAAATCGAAAATCCAAAAGAACGAATCAAATTCGTTAAAGAAAAAATTGAAGAATATAAAAAAGAAATTGATTTATATAAACTTGCTTCTGAGCAAGTCATTGATGAAATTGTTGCACCAACTAATTTACGTGATACACTCTCAAAACGTTTCTGTTATTATGCGAGTAAAGAAATTTCATTACCTTCTCGAAAACACCCTGTATTTCCAGTATAA
- a CDS encoding 2-dehydropantoate 2-reductase gives MNVVVVGAGAIGMLVASFIAESSYKVTIISKREEQANLLKTNGIVRKNLNQTLQINEVEVMTELSNISKDSVIIVAVKYAQLKDLYSTISSLPEDVPLLFIQNGLAHYEEALTLPQKTIFFGSCQFGAQKLNDYTVAHRGNGSMKLAFERGNHQSFVFLQQLQLDLLPIQIEENAEYMLFHKALLNCFINPLTAILKVKNGQLLESSHTLNIVESMYNELMLAFPELKGNLLLEDVLDLCRKTSTNTSSMLTDFLQHRPTEIDTIVGAVIERASRRGSNLPTLSTLYHLLKVLEKSGEKM, from the coding sequence ATGAATGTGGTTGTAGTTGGTGCAGGGGCAATTGGAATGCTAGTCGCTAGTTTTATAGCAGAATCAAGTTACAAGGTAACCATTATTTCAAAGCGTGAAGAGCAAGCTAACCTATTAAAGACAAATGGTATAGTTCGAAAAAATTTAAATCAAACACTTCAGATTAATGAGGTAGAGGTAATGACTGAGCTTTCGAATATTTCAAAGGATTCGGTTATAATCGTTGCGGTGAAATATGCCCAATTGAAGGATTTGTATTCTACTATTTCATCATTACCTGAAGACGTGCCATTATTGTTTATTCAAAATGGATTAGCTCATTATGAGGAAGCCTTAACTTTACCACAAAAAACTATTTTCTTTGGTTCGTGTCAATTTGGTGCTCAAAAGCTTAATGATTATACAGTCGCTCATCGTGGTAACGGATCGATGAAGTTAGCCTTCGAAAGAGGAAATCATCAATCTTTTGTTTTCCTGCAACAATTACAATTGGACCTTTTGCCAATTCAAATTGAAGAAAATGCGGAGTATATGCTATTTCACAAGGCATTATTAAATTGTTTCATCAACCCATTAACTGCCATCCTAAAAGTAAAAAATGGACAATTACTCGAGTCATCTCATACTCTCAATATAGTAGAGTCGATGTATAATGAATTAATGTTGGCATTTCCTGAATTGAAAGGAAATTTATTATTGGAAGATGTACTAGACCTATGTCGAAAAACGTCTACAAATACTTCTTCCATGTTGACAGATTTTTTACAACATCGTCCTACAGAAATTGATACAATAGTAGGGGCGGTGATTGAAAGAGCATCTCGTAGGGGAAGTAATCTACCAACTTTAAGTACTTTATATCATCTATTAAAAGTATTAGAGAAAAGCGGTGAGAAGATGTGA